One stretch of Deinococcus apachensis DSM 19763 DNA includes these proteins:
- the secG gene encoding preprotein translocase subunit SecG: MILTLFIILFALVCVGLVFFVLLQVPKQAGLSASMASGGSLLGGRGVEGGLIRVTSVLGGFFMLLALLISFISR; this comes from the coding sequence ATGATTCTGACGCTGTTCATCATCCTGTTCGCCCTGGTCTGCGTGGGGCTCGTGTTCTTCGTGCTGCTGCAGGTGCCCAAGCAGGCCGGGCTCTCGGCCAGCATGGCGTCTGGCGGCTCGCTGCTGGGTGGGCGCGGCGTGGAGGGCGGCCTGATCCGTGTCACCAGCGTGTTGGGCGGATTCTTCATGCTGCTCGCGCTGCTGATCAGCTTCATCTCTCGTTAA
- a CDS encoding MBL fold metallo-hydrolase → MNSPELVDLHFQDVPGVIAAYVLDTGDGLALVDVGPGSTLGALEAGLGDLGASLTDVRHLLLTHIHLDHAGAAGTILERVPRARAYVHERGAAHLVRPERLLASAGQIYGDQMGRLWGEMRPIDVDRLKVLSGGETLRLGRMEVLPLYTPGHAVHHLAYLVGDDLCVGDVGGVRLDIRQTPRAPTPPPDINLTAWRESIAILRTAEARTLRLAHFGAYPQEAAHWDRLLDTMEEDAARVREGLEAGEGLEAITENFTGALMDDLEREGPDLPDRFNFACPPWMSVQGLVRYWQRAAARGQA, encoded by the coding sequence GTGAACAGCCCCGAACTCGTCGACCTCCACTTTCAGGACGTGCCCGGCGTGATCGCCGCCTACGTCCTCGACACGGGTGACGGCCTCGCCCTCGTGGACGTGGGACCGGGCAGCACCCTGGGCGCGCTGGAGGCGGGGCTGGGCGACCTGGGCGCCTCCCTCACCGATGTGCGGCATCTCCTCCTCACGCATATCCACCTCGACCACGCGGGGGCGGCGGGGACCATCCTGGAGCGGGTGCCCCGGGCACGGGCCTATGTCCACGAGCGCGGCGCCGCGCACCTCGTGCGCCCCGAGCGGCTGCTGGCGAGCGCCGGGCAGATCTACGGCGATCAGATGGGGAGGCTGTGGGGCGAGATGCGGCCCATCGACGTGGACCGGCTGAAGGTGCTCTCGGGCGGTGAGACGTTGCGCCTGGGCCGGATGGAGGTGCTGCCGCTCTACACGCCCGGGCACGCCGTCCACCACCTCGCCTACCTCGTCGGCGACGATCTCTGCGTGGGGGACGTGGGTGGCGTTCGCCTCGACATACGCCAGACCCCCCGCGCGCCCACCCCGCCGCCCGACATCAACCTCACCGCCTGGCGGGAGAGCATTGCCATCCTCCGCACGGCAGAGGCGCGCACCCTCCGCCTCGCGCACTTCGGCGCCTATCCGCAGGAGGCCGCCCACTGGGACCGCCTGCTCGACACGATGGAGGAGGACGCTGCCCGCGTCCGCGAGGGTCTGGAAGCCGGGGAGGGGCTGGAGGCGATCACGGAGAACTTCACCGGGGCGCTGATGGACGACCTGGAGCGGGAGGGTCCTGATCTCCCCGACCGCTTCAATTTCGCCTGCCCCCCTTGGATGAGCGTTCAGGGCCTGGTGCGCTACTGGCAGCGGGCCGCCGCCCGGGGGCAGGCCTGA
- the purD gene encoding phosphoribosylamine--glycine ligase, whose translation MRVLVVGGGGREHAIVDACARAGHEVLCTPGNPGISAQARVLGSPQDPASLADLAVREGVDVVIVGPEAYLAAGLVDACRERGVPAFGPTRAAARLEGDKAWSKAFMLRHGIPTATHRSFDDLEEALAHAAAQPLPLVVKDAGLRAGKGVTIAQTHAEAEAALRDIFSQEGAQAVLEEFMTGQEVTVLALTDGDRYALTPLSQDHKTIFEGDTGPMTGGMGVICPFPLSEADTERIRAGIIEPTLAGMRAEGHPFKGVLYVGLMLTPSGPKVVEFNARFGDPEAEAVLPLLESDLGRHALDAARGHLDPTSVRFRDGASAVVILAAPGYPGEPRKGIPLRLPDPGLGEVIYHAGTAEQGGQLVSSGGRVLAVTATAPTLNGALGRAYALAGRVDFPGAQLRRDLGGRIGARPDPHPV comes from the coding sequence ATGCGCGTCCTCGTGGTGGGGGGTGGGGGCCGCGAACACGCCATCGTGGATGCCTGCGCCCGGGCGGGTCACGAGGTTCTGTGTACCCCCGGAAACCCCGGCATCTCCGCCCAGGCGCGTGTGCTCGGTAGTCCCCAGGACCCCGCCTCCCTCGCCGACCTCGCTGTGCGGGAGGGGGTGGATGTGGTGATCGTCGGGCCGGAAGCCTACCTCGCCGCCGGGCTGGTGGACGCCTGCCGCGAGCGGGGCGTGCCCGCCTTCGGCCCCACCCGCGCCGCCGCCCGCCTGGAGGGGGACAAGGCCTGGAGCAAGGCCTTCATGCTTCGTCACGGCATCCCGACGGCCACGCACCGCAGTTTTGACGATTTGGAGGAGGCCCTCGCCCACGCCGCCGCGCAACCCCTCCCGCTTGTGGTGAAAGACGCCGGTCTGCGGGCTGGAAAGGGCGTGACCATCGCCCAAACCCACGCTGAGGCGGAGGCGGCCCTGCGCGACATCTTCAGCCAGGAGGGCGCTCAGGCCGTGCTGGAGGAATTCATGACCGGGCAGGAGGTCACGGTCCTGGCCCTGACCGACGGCGACCGGTACGCACTGACCCCTCTCAGCCAGGACCACAAGACGATCTTCGAGGGCGACACCGGCCCGATGACGGGCGGCATGGGCGTGATCTGCCCTTTCCCGCTTTCGGAAGCGGACACGGAACGTATCCGGGCCGGGATCATTGAACCGACCCTCGCCGGGATGCGGGCCGAGGGTCACCCCTTCAAGGGGGTCCTGTACGTGGGCCTGATGCTGACGCCCAGTGGGCCGAAAGTCGTCGAATTCAACGCCCGCTTCGGCGACCCCGAGGCCGAGGCGGTGCTGCCGCTGCTGGAGAGTGACCTTGGCCGACACGCCCTCGACGCGGCGCGTGGTCACCTCGACCCTACCAGCGTGCGCTTCCGGGACGGGGCCAGCGCGGTCGTGATTCTGGCTGCGCCCGGCTACCCCGGCGAGCCCCGGAAAGGCATCCCCCTGCGTCTTCCCGACCCTGGGCTGGGTGAAGTGATCTACCACGCGGGCACCGCCGAGCAGGGTGGGCAACTTGTAAGCAGCGGGGGCCGGGTCCTGGCCGTGACCGCCACCGCACCCACGTTGAACGGGGCACTGGGCCGGGCCTACGCCCTGGCTGGCCGGGTGGACTTTCCCGGCGCGCAGCTTCGGCGTGACCTGGGCGGGCGGATTGGCGCCCGGCCCGACCCCCACCCCGTTTGA